The segment GGCATTAGTGGGTTTGATTGAGAGTCTATTAACACTTAATGTTATCGATGAGATGACTGAAACACGTGGAAGAGGAAATAAAGAGAGTGTAGCTCAAGGAGTTGCAAATACCGTTTGTGGTTTCTTTGGAGGTATGGGTGGCTGTGCTATGATCGGTCAAAGTATCATAAACATTACCTCTGGTGGTAGGAATCGTATTTCTGGAATTACGGCAGCAGTAGTCTTATTAATAATCATTTTAGCTGGCTCTTCACTTGTAGAAAAGATACCTATGGCTGCATTAGCTGGATTAATGTTTATGGTGGCAATAGGCACATTTGAATGGGCTTCACTAAGAATTATAAGAAAAGTACCGAGGACTGATGTAATTGTGATGATAATTGTTGCGGGAGTAACTGTAATGTTCCATAACCTTGCAATTGCAGTAATTATTGGTGTTATTATATCAGCTCTATCTTTCGCATGGAATAGTGCCAAAAAAATCCATGCACACGTAACATATGATGAAAATCAGGTGAAACACTATGGAATAGATGGACCGCTCTTTTTCGGATCAGTAACTGCTTTCAAGGAAATATTTGACTATAAAAATGATCCTGATGAAATAGTTATAGATTTTAGTGATTCAAAAGTAATGGATCATTCCGCTATTGAAGCATTAAACTGCATGACTGAAAAATACTCCAAATTAGGAAAAATAGTCCATTTAAAGCATTTAAGTGAAGACTGCCGACTGCTCTTAGATAATGCATCAGAAATAATTGATGTAAATCTATGGGAAGATCCTCGCTACAAAATAGCTGATAACCAATTAGAATAGACTAGAATCTATTTTCCCCTTCTTTTTTTTACCTGAATTTTATTTTAAGCTGAGTAATAGGTTGATTTTTCCCCATAATTATTTTTAAATGGTATAACCTTTTTTCTTTAGGTTTTCCCTTAAGGCTTATGCTATC is part of the Methanobacterium sp. genome and harbors:
- a CDS encoding SulP family inorganic anion transporter encodes the protein MSLMNKIKNKTNNLNTKNEILSGTTVALALVPEAIAFSIIANVSPLVGLYTAFIVGLITALFGGRPGMISGATGAVAVVIIALVARHGIEYLFAAVILMGLIQMAIGFLKLGKFIRLVPQAVMFGFLNGLAIVIFTSQFAQFQTADGGWLTGPALWIMLGFAALSMAIIHFLPKFTKAVPGSLAAIVAVSAITIGLQIPTKTVGDIASIAGGLPSFHIPMIPLNLETLYIILPYSIIMALVGLIESLLTLNVIDEMTETRGRGNKESVAQGVANTVCGFFGGMGGCAMIGQSIINITSGGRNRISGITAAVVLLIIILAGSSLVEKIPMAALAGLMFMVAIGTFEWASLRIIRKVPRTDVIVMIIVAGVTVMFHNLAIAVIIGVIISALSFAWNSAKKIHAHVTYDENQVKHYGIDGPLFFGSVTAFKEIFDYKNDPDEIVIDFSDSKVMDHSAIEALNCMTEKYSKLGKIVHLKHLSEDCRLLLDNASEIIDVNLWEDPRYKIADNQLE